From the genome of Prevotella herbatica, one region includes:
- a CDS encoding RteC domain-containing protein — MNNPKYYWNGTKSELIEICYALYANKLIEGENLHMLNFKETCSLIFDLLGEKLPHNPYDSMAHMRKRKKKESTSILYKSFKKCFDC; from the coding sequence ATGAATAACCCAAAATACTATTGGAACGGAACTAAGTCTGAACTTATTGAAATATGCTATGCACTTTATGCAAACAAACTAATTGAAGGCGAGAATCTTCACATGCTTAATTTCAAGGAAACATGTAGTCTGATATTTGATTTATTAGGTGAAAAACTACCTCATAATCCCTATGACAGCATGGCACACATGAGAAAAAGAAAAAAGAAAGAGTCTACAAGTATCTTGTACAAATCTTTTAAAAAGTGTTTCGATTGTTAA
- a CDS encoding D-Ala-D-Ala carboxypeptidase family metallohydrolase — protein sequence MILKKTQKKMLSSHFSLNEMIYSETAINHHIDNMPSETEIENLKYLCEKILEPMRQHFGVIRINSGFRCPLLNQRVGGVGNSQHQFGEAADIRCCDKDLARKYFDFIVAHCVYDQLLFEYNRCGIFWIHVSIKRDEKNRRMRIENYPAKH from the coding sequence ATGATTTTAAAAAAAACTCAAAAGAAGATGCTTTCTTCGCACTTCTCCCTTAATGAAATGATTTATTCTGAGACTGCTATCAATCATCATATTGACAACATGCCTAGCGAAACAGAGATTGAAAACTTAAAGTATCTGTGTGAAAAAATCCTAGAACCTATGCGTCAACATTTCGGCGTAATAAGAATCAATAGCGGTTTCCGCTGCCCTTTGCTCAATCAGCGTGTAGGAGGAGTTGGTAACTCCCAACATCAGTTTGGTGAAGCTGCCGACATCAGGTGCTGTGATAAAGATCTGGCTCGTAAATATTTTGACTTTATTGTTGCTCACTGCGTTTACGATCAACTACTTTTTGAATACAACAGATGTGGTATCTTCTGGATTCACGTTTCTATTAAACGTGATGAAAAGAACAGAAGAATGAGAATAGAAAATTATCCAGCTAAACATTAA
- a CDS encoding bifunctional DNA primase/helicase, with translation MGQTYDDGYGHKVVAKADLQISRSTSAKTSGKIRCKCPECSSHEGNKPNSDCVSIDLDTGWGHCFRCGTVFLLESHFKTWKEGQEKRYAKKKYNLPTADYFMPNFGTKTMEYLKYRCISTDTAHKLGIRTRVIEHGATKEEYIGFPFIDGSNTVDVQFKLASKTEKKFFFEQGCEKIPYNINSAIGASQILITEGMMDTAACTECGYEAVVSLPNGAQSDLRCFDKYKDYFSGATIIYAGDTDEPGIEARNKVAAYFGESRMKSVDWTYRWKDDEGEDNMHCAKDANQMLMEKGRDAVVWCIEHAKKMNVAGLVELDSVESQLDDLYENGLPKAKDLHVAKLNNIFRIEDGLIYLGFAAPGSGKSTMMNFIMMSMVHLYGTHILVYSPEKYPTARHYSEMINVMTGKEFSKGKLIEPAYQRAKDICREYIREIDANVTNDIDGILHIAQQEYYQGLCDMLIIDPFNWIQLPEQTGITDTMKYTMLLMKIVQFAHQYKVPVFMMHHPRKFDDKTKLTINDIFGSSDFGNKSDYVFWLDRKKDEDPLKEVTYWNCIKCRWNEIGKTGTVALKYSTNTMRYAGCNQNFDKTYSPISEDDSDWTKHEATSQEIDFNPVTLPECPF, from the coding sequence ATGGGACAGACGTATGATGACGGCTACGGTCACAAGGTTGTAGCAAAGGCGGATTTACAGATATCACGGTCCACAAGCGCAAAGACGAGCGGAAAGATAAGATGCAAGTGTCCTGAATGCAGCAGTCACGAGGGCAACAAGCCCAACTCCGACTGCGTGAGTATTGACCTTGATACTGGTTGGGGACACTGCTTCAGATGCGGAACGGTGTTTCTGCTTGAAAGTCATTTCAAGACATGGAAGGAGGGACAGGAAAAGCGGTATGCCAAGAAGAAATACAACCTGCCAACGGCTGATTATTTCATGCCCAACTTCGGCACAAAGACGATGGAGTATCTCAAATACAGATGCATCAGTACGGACACCGCACATAAACTTGGCATCAGGACAAGGGTGATTGAGCACGGAGCGACAAAGGAGGAATATATCGGATTTCCGTTCATCGACGGCAGCAACACCGTTGACGTGCAGTTTAAGTTGGCTTCAAAGACAGAAAAGAAGTTCTTCTTTGAACAGGGCTGCGAGAAGATTCCCTACAACATCAACAGTGCCATAGGTGCCTCGCAGATACTTATCACAGAGGGCATGATGGACACGGCTGCCTGCACCGAATGTGGCTATGAGGCGGTGGTGAGTCTACCTAATGGTGCACAGAGCGATTTGCGATGTTTCGACAAGTACAAGGACTATTTTAGTGGGGCAACGATTATCTATGCGGGAGATACCGATGAGCCTGGTATTGAGGCACGCAACAAGGTGGCTGCCTACTTCGGGGAGTCACGGATGAAGAGTGTTGACTGGACTTACAGATGGAAGGACGACGAGGGCGAGGACAACATGCACTGTGCCAAGGATGCCAACCAGATGCTGATGGAGAAAGGCAGGGATGCCGTGGTATGGTGCATTGAGCACGCAAAGAAGATGAACGTTGCGGGACTTGTGGAACTCGACAGCGTGGAGTCGCAGCTTGATGACCTTTACGAAAACGGACTTCCAAAGGCAAAGGACCTGCACGTGGCGAAGCTGAACAATATCTTCAGGATTGAGGACGGACTGATTTATCTTGGTTTTGCCGCTCCGGGCAGTGGAAAGTCAACGATGATGAACTTTATCATGATGAGTATGGTGCATCTTTACGGCACGCACATCCTCGTTTACAGTCCTGAAAAATATCCTACAGCCCGTCACTACTCTGAGATGATCAACGTGATGACGGGTAAGGAGTTCAGCAAGGGTAAGTTGATTGAGCCAGCCTATCAGCGGGCAAAGGACATCTGTAGGGAGTATATCCGTGAGATTGACGCCAACGTGACCAACGACATAGACGGCATCCTGCACATAGCGCAGCAGGAGTATTACCAGGGACTGTGCGACATGCTGATAATAGACCCTTTCAACTGGATTCAGCTACCAGAACAGACTGGCATCACGGACACGATGAAATACACGATGCTGCTGATGAAGATCGTGCAGTTCGCCCATCAGTACAAAGTGCCCGTGTTCATGATGCACCACCCCCGCAAGTTTGACGACAAGACCAAGCTCACCATCAACGACATCTTCGGTAGCAGTGACTTCGGAAACAAGAGTGATTACGTGTTCTGGCTTGACCGCAAGAAGGACGAGGACCCGCTGAAGGAAGTAACGTACTGGAACTGCATCAAATGCCGTTGGAATGAGATCGGAAAGACGGGTACTGTTGCGCTGAAGTATTCCACGAACACCATGCGATACGCTGGCTGCAATCAGAACTTCGATAAGACGTATAGTCCCATCAGTGAGGATGATAGTGACTGGACGAAGCATGAAGCCACTTCTCAGGAGATTGACTTCAACCCAGTTACTCTGCCTGAATGTCCGTTCTAG
- a CDS encoding VapE domain-containing protein, which translates to MKISKINVLYKAKQEIKQKLTSLDDLFVMIRGEKYQKQCNKLRYALNSYPNIAGMKLAETAELPQIQFSLCRKQYTGYVLLSFKAEDGWLNNLKFLAEGLPQTLMCFTGASAKSLKIVVAFTLPDGTLPQTEQDICFFHQHAYFTCAKFYEAELGIKCERTVPTTQTVCRISTDEHVFLNASAIPMILQQPHEGVEKRVKSEIRYQMKKTSYNAGRETGVIPFYEKQHMAMAKFQTIFLNLINSAVDMDMDEIVTELAKNCQRNGLAEEFCIKRLMRHAPYCNFDYIVRNCFRNVYDTSAPKSDCAVSKMTIDMERLRTFLAVRYAFRKNEITNDCEYRERDSFIFSWNSVTKEVLNTITINAKSEGIDAWDKDVKRFIESSFTEDYDPIADWITYLPKWDGEDRIDKFAQRVKTDNQDWVKNFHLWFISMVSQWMRRNSMHGNSLVPLLVGEQGDGKSTFCRMIIPEEQQIYYTDRVDFTKKEDAVKALSRFILINIDEYDSISKRQTAFLKYMLQAVDVKFRNLYESLTQQHKRYAAFIGTTNNPQPLIDYTGSRRYMCIRVKERIDTSTAVNYEQMYAQAVEEIKSGARTYFDNEAEHQIQLANADFLQIDCMDDIFFEMFHRPAKEEKAMRLTATEIVQKMKTKYRNISINNSNIMRVGHILMRNKFKLTRGKSRRYDIATNDTLVPLD; encoded by the coding sequence ATGAAAATATCAAAAATCAATGTTTTGTATAAGGCAAAACAGGAAATCAAACAAAAATTGACGAGTCTTGATGATTTGTTTGTCATGATTCGGGGTGAAAAATACCAAAAGCAGTGCAATAAACTGCGATATGCCCTCAACTCATACCCCAATATTGCGGGTATGAAGCTTGCTGAGACGGCAGAACTGCCACAGATACAGTTTTCTTTGTGCAGAAAACAGTACACGGGCTATGTTTTGCTGTCGTTCAAGGCAGAGGACGGTTGGCTGAACAATCTGAAGTTTCTTGCAGAGGGACTTCCGCAGACACTGATGTGTTTTACTGGAGCATCGGCAAAGTCACTGAAAATCGTAGTGGCATTTACACTGCCAGACGGTACGCTGCCACAGACAGAACAGGACATCTGCTTCTTTCATCAGCATGCCTACTTCACATGTGCTAAGTTTTACGAGGCGGAACTTGGCATCAAATGCGAGCGAACAGTGCCTACCACTCAAACCGTATGCAGAATAAGCACGGACGAGCACGTTTTTCTTAATGCCAGTGCTATACCGATGATTCTTCAGCAGCCCCATGAAGGCGTTGAGAAAAGAGTGAAAAGTGAGATTCGCTACCAGATGAAGAAGACAAGCTACAATGCAGGCAGGGAAACGGGCGTGATTCCTTTTTATGAAAAGCAGCACATGGCTATGGCGAAGTTTCAGACAATATTTCTGAATCTCATCAATAGTGCCGTGGATATGGATATGGACGAGATTGTAACGGAATTGGCAAAAAACTGTCAGCGCAACGGTCTTGCGGAGGAGTTCTGCATCAAAAGACTGATGCGACATGCGCCATACTGTAATTTTGATTATATCGTACGCAACTGCTTCCGCAACGTGTATGACACGAGTGCGCCAAAGTCAGACTGTGCGGTATCAAAGATGACTATCGACATGGAAAGACTGCGCACGTTTCTTGCCGTGAGATATGCTTTCCGCAAGAATGAGATTACAAACGACTGCGAATACAGGGAACGTGACAGTTTTATATTCTCGTGGAACTCCGTTACAAAAGAGGTTCTTAACACGATAACAATCAACGCAAAGTCTGAGGGCATTGACGCATGGGACAAGGACGTGAAGCGATTCATAGAATCATCATTCACAGAAGATTACGACCCGATTGCAGACTGGATAACTTATCTGCCAAAATGGGATGGCGAGGACCGCATTGATAAGTTTGCCCAGAGGGTGAAAACGGATAACCAGGACTGGGTGAAGAACTTTCATCTGTGGTTTATCAGTATGGTGAGCCAGTGGATGCGCAGAAACTCCATGCACGGTAATTCACTTGTTCCGCTGTTGGTAGGCGAACAGGGAGACGGAAAGTCAACATTTTGCAGAATGATCATCCCCGAAGAACAGCAGATCTACTATACAGACCGTGTGGACTTCACGAAGAAGGAGGATGCCGTGAAGGCATTGAGCCGATTCATACTGATAAACATAGATGAATATGACAGTATTTCAAAGCGCCAGACAGCATTTTTGAAGTATATGTTGCAGGCAGTTGATGTGAAGTTTAGAAATCTATATGAGAGCCTCACGCAGCAGCACAAGCGATATGCGGCTTTCATCGGCACGACCAACAACCCTCAACCGTTGATAGATTATACCGGTTCACGACGATACATGTGTATCAGGGTGAAGGAACGCATAGACACAAGCACGGCAGTGAACTATGAACAGATGTATGCTCAGGCAGTTGAGGAAATAAAATCGGGAGCAAGAACCTATTTCGACAACGAGGCGGAACATCAGATTCAGCTTGCTAATGCCGATTTCCTACAGATTGATTGCATGGACGACATCTTCTTTGAGATGTTTCACCGTCCTGCGAAAGAAGAGAAGGCGATGCGTCTCACGGCAACGGAGATTGTGCAGAAAATGAAAACGAAGTATCGTAACATCAGCATCAACAACAGCAACATCATGCGTGTAGGGCATATTCTGATGAGGAATAAGTTTAAGCTGACAAGGGGAAAGTCTCGCCGTTATGACATCGCTACAAATGACACGTTGGTGCCACTTGATTAA
- a CDS encoding HU family DNA-binding protein, protein MNKNKKNLKTYNKFYARAVYHGIAQLDDMAEKIQANCSVKKSDVLAVLTELAEVMTAELQDSKIVKIAGLGSFKLTLKCVGADSIKEFTPAKNIKKVNIRFSPEAHVDAGSKTRTKALVTGTQVKEYAEYNKIKGAPKTGDPNGGVVKP, encoded by the coding sequence ATGAACAAAAACAAAAAGAATCTGAAAACCTATAACAAGTTTTACGCTCGTGCCGTCTATCACGGAATAGCTCAACTTGATGACATGGCAGAAAAGATTCAGGCAAACTGCTCAGTTAAAAAGAGTGATGTACTAGCAGTACTCACAGAACTTGCAGAGGTGATGACAGCCGAACTTCAGGACTCAAAAATCGTAAAGATCGCAGGACTAGGTTCATTCAAGCTCACACTGAAATGTGTAGGCGCAGACAGTATCAAGGAGTTCACACCTGCCAAGAACATCAAGAAAGTCAACATCCGCTTCTCTCCGGAAGCACATGTAGACGCAGGTTCAAAGACACGCACCAAGGCATTGGTAACCGGTACGCAGGTCAAGGAGTACGCAGAGTACAACAAGATCAAGGGTGCACCCAAAACAGGTGATCCAAACGGAGGAGTCGTAAAGCCTTAA
- a CDS encoding DUF6486 family protein: MDKNKVNISWIIKIVIAIASSLLGLLGTQQNETQN, translated from the coding sequence ATGGATAAGAACAAAGTAAACATTTCATGGATAATCAAGATAGTAATCGCTATCGCTTCAAGTCTTCTGGGGTTGCTTGGAACGCAACAGAACGAAACACAGAACTAG
- a CDS encoding tyrosine-type recombinase/integrase: MSVTFSSFTQTCIRDLRQEGRFSTAHLYDISLRSFCKCLGHDVIRFSEINRNSLHVFKMYLIQRNYSPNTQSTYMRMLRALYNKAVYAGLTKHVYNLFHDVYTGIDKSHKKAMSPVDLNTLFFGKVSSPALISAQQIARLMYCLCGIPFVDFQHVGADSVKDGSLNYSRRKTGVCVSIPVNKETVALIEKAAVCPSDMNTEAGYRHYQSLLRKFNASLSRLASKLGIKAHVSSYTIRHSWATTALYCHVPVEVISSALGHADIKTTQIYLKGFNAKEIGLANRKVCRCVENK, translated from the coding sequence ATGTCAGTAACATTCTCTTCTTTTACCCAGACCTGTATTCGTGACCTTCGGCAAGAGGGTCGTTTTTCAACCGCCCATTTGTATGACATTTCACTGCGCTCTTTCTGTAAATGTCTCGGTCACGATGTTATCCGTTTCAGTGAGATCAACCGTAATTCCCTTCATGTTTTTAAAATGTATCTCATTCAGCGGAATTATTCCCCCAATACTCAGTCCACTTATATGCGCATGCTCCGTGCCCTATATAACAAAGCTGTGTATGCAGGGCTTACCAAACATGTTTATAATCTGTTTCACGATGTTTATACGGGCATTGACAAAAGCCATAAGAAAGCGATGTCGCCCGTTGACCTGAATACACTCTTTTTTGGCAAGGTAAGCAGTCCAGCACTCATCAGTGCTCAGCAGATTGCCAGACTCATGTATTGTCTTTGTGGTATTCCCTTTGTTGATTTTCAGCATGTCGGCGCTGACTCAGTCAAGGACGGGTCTCTGAACTACAGCCGCCGTAAGACGGGAGTCTGTGTCAGCATTCCTGTCAATAAAGAGACGGTTGCTCTTATAGAGAAAGCGGCAGTATGCCCTTCAGACATGAATACCGAGGCGGGCTACCGCCATTACCAGTCATTGCTTCGCAAGTTTAACGCCAGTCTTTCGCGTCTTGCCAGTAAACTTGGTATCAAGGCTCATGTGTCCTCTTATACCATCCGCCATTCCTGGGCTACCACGGCTCTGTACTGTCATGTTCCTGTGGAGGTGATCAGTTCCGCTCTCGGTCATGCCGACATCAAGACCACGCAGATATATCTCAAGGGCTTCAATGCTAAAGAGATAGGGCTTGCCAACAGAAAGGTATGCAGGTGTGTAGAAAATAAATGA
- a CDS encoding DUF3575 domain-containing protein, whose protein sequence is MFRRIVDRRVGDNSVFILKYCFIFILQLIPFQLKAQHVALKSNLLYDALCIPSLGTEVRLDSTLTLSVSSTYCPISYDDNRKWKNWSVQYEARHWFRKSFNGPYIGVFGIHGGFNLSRLPFFHLSHHRAEGNFNGAGLTFGWHRILSPHWGIDTSLSAGYLHLRYRHYREGRYGYLEYTKSHDYVGPVSLSISLVYIIR, encoded by the coding sequence ATGTTTAGACGAATCGTAGATAGACGAGTGGGTGATAACAGTGTCTTTATCCTAAAGTATTGTTTTATATTCATACTTCAGCTGATCCCATTTCAGCTGAAGGCTCAGCATGTTGCACTGAAATCCAATTTGCTCTATGATGCATTATGCATCCCTTCCCTGGGTACTGAGGTCCGCCTTGACAGTACCCTCACCCTGAGTGTTTCCTCAACCTATTGCCCGATATCATACGATGATAACCGTAAATGGAAGAACTGGTCAGTTCAGTACGAAGCCCGTCATTGGTTCCGCAAATCCTTCAATGGTCCCTATATCGGAGTCTTCGGCATTCACGGAGGCTTCAACTTAAGCCGACTTCCCTTTTTTCATCTTTCCCATCACCGTGCAGAAGGTAACTTCAACGGTGCCGGACTCACTTTCGGCTGGCATAGGATCCTCTCTCCTCACTGGGGCATAGATACTTCCTTGTCTGCTGGCTACCTGCACTTGCGCTATCGCCATTACCGTGAGGGACGCTACGGCTACCTCGAATATACGAAGAGTCACGACTATGTCGGTCCTGTCTCCCTCTCGATATCACTGGTGTATATAATAAGATAA
- a CDS encoding tetratricopeptide repeat protein yields MKLLQSAFFLLAFSGVASAASAQTVYGGQIYVNSENFTRQGDLLRVRMKVSYDSSVVGSCESLTFTPVLKTDSAVSVLSSVVINGRERERDAHRTEVLSEVRRNIPIVVKDSRAAKRYFVYDTTVPYKDWMQDCRMYVESEELNCTGHRGHVYEDLVLKNIYLHDMSNDNPDPNVHYYNLMDYVQFLQPQGSDIDKFHRSGEIQIFGNKSLAKLSGSRFNHTVFNTIATDVKSELQRYGTSLVGLRINGFGAPIGNYRRNESEAMERSLDLKKYLMKQKLTNRNDLTVGWLAEDWDSISSLVAGSGMNLREAVVDIIKSIDVVNGREREIQNIGHGMPYEYMVKFIFPKVYRIKYTLTFRHDGFDSNSAMQHLGSNPATMTLGELYATAGFYKKGSREYNDILDLTARLFPDNPEANINAAGVALTRNDVTLAHKYLKRWETDPRAYCNMGLLYLSEGNRDKAEVYLKMAKAAGVVQADKALTELMKIK; encoded by the coding sequence ATGAAACTATTACAATCTGCATTCTTTCTTCTTGCCTTTAGCGGAGTCGCATCCGCAGCATCCGCCCAGACTGTCTACGGCGGACAGATCTACGTCAACTCAGAGAACTTTACCCGTCAGGGCGACCTTCTCCGTGTGCGCATGAAGGTAAGCTACGACAGTAGCGTTGTGGGAAGCTGTGAGTCGCTGACATTCACCCCCGTTCTTAAGACAGACAGTGCGGTTTCCGTGCTTTCTTCAGTGGTTATTAACGGTCGTGAACGTGAGCGCGATGCCCATCGCACAGAGGTTCTTTCTGAGGTCCGTCGCAATATCCCCATCGTAGTCAAGGACAGTCGTGCTGCTAAGCGCTATTTTGTCTACGACACAACAGTTCCTTATAAGGACTGGATGCAGGACTGCCGTATGTATGTGGAGAGCGAGGAACTTAACTGTACCGGTCACCGCGGACACGTCTATGAGGACCTTGTGCTGAAAAACATCTACCTCCACGACATGAGCAACGACAATCCCGATCCCAATGTACATTATTATAATCTGATGGACTATGTTCAGTTCCTTCAGCCTCAGGGCTCCGACATTGACAAGTTCCATCGCAGCGGTGAGATTCAAATCTTCGGTAACAAGTCGCTCGCCAAACTCAGCGGCAGCAGATTCAACCATACCGTGTTCAATACCATCGCCACTGACGTGAAAAGCGAATTGCAGCGTTACGGAACTAGCCTTGTTGGGCTTCGCATCAACGGCTTCGGTGCTCCTATCGGCAACTACCGCCGTAATGAGAGTGAGGCAATGGAGCGCTCCCTTGATTTGAAGAAGTACTTGATGAAGCAGAAGCTCACCAATCGCAACGACCTTACCGTAGGCTGGCTTGCTGAGGACTGGGACAGTATCTCTTCGCTTGTAGCGGGTAGCGGCATGAATCTTCGCGAAGCCGTTGTAGACATCATTAAGAGCATCGACGTAGTCAATGGTCGTGAGCGTGAAATCCAGAACATCGGTCACGGCATGCCTTATGAGTATATGGTGAAGTTCATCTTTCCAAAGGTCTATCGCATCAAATATACGCTGACATTCCGTCACGATGGTTTCGACAGCAACTCTGCTATGCAGCACCTTGGTTCAAACCCTGCAACAATGACGCTGGGTGAACTCTATGCCACAGCTGGATTCTATAAGAAGGGCTCTCGCGAATACAACGACATCTTGGATCTGACAGCCCGTCTGTTCCCTGATAATCCAGAGGCTAATATCAATGCAGCCGGTGTAGCTCTGACACGTAACGACGTAACCCTTGCGCATAAGTATCTTAAGCGCTGGGAGACTGATCCAAGAGCCTACTGCAATATGGGACTCCTTTATCTTAGCGAGGGCAATCGTGATAAGGCAGAGGTTTACCTGAAGATGGCAAAGGCTGCTGGAGTTGTACAGGCAGACAAAGCCCTGACCGAGCTGATGAAGATTAAATAA
- a CDS encoding pilus assembly protein has protein sequence MKHTLYISSLLAACMLLFSCASDNTVVPDDGSSKSAVVNLSLSTGAVTRANGALPTDNGSVVGSNEGTLNHICVGLFDANNKLVTLYEYDYSGDENISTRTDAVQMLIFANVPTGAFAGKYILSDFYTVAQDLGYTTSVSGKSNTGVTTANSQSMKSLPMMSDVQTLNWGSGTTLSPTVTLNRMVARVALTNITYSFTGSYNGCSFTPTEVFMYNASNQLTNWNTKTVSGNVSGENIAGNANTAYLGSGTISTYSAPYYFYVFPHGSTSPTKLVIKGTFKTNSGTTYTTYYPIIVNSSSTGNIVSTIVSGTGDSKISANTTYGLSVTLNGTGVANVSDELTSANVTVTTSVDNFTSATVSEYFGPKIGDIFYSDGSYSSTLVSGKTPVAIVFSTTTSAADQAKGFRHGYAMALQNAGNSTAAYQWYTSNSGNPTGSFFTTAAQIMADKDGLSHTGTIQTTGYAAGIAAKGYIAKDKSGNNIALSGTSGWYLPSIGQWYDICVNLGGTVSSSGVSYTNTGTDWLRWYSGDDSSGKNYSSLCVSAINVYLNVLKTNGYNVDLFTNNGEVYWSSSEYTFSSAYYGGFGSDGNTPLYSNGKVTICRVRPVLAF, from the coding sequence ATGAAACATACATTATACATATCATCACTATTGGCGGCATGTATGCTTCTATTCTCCTGTGCGTCGGACAACACCGTCGTACCGGATGACGGCTCCTCTAAGTCTGCCGTGGTGAACCTCTCACTCTCAACAGGTGCTGTGACGCGTGCCAACGGAGCACTGCCGACAGATAATGGTTCTGTTGTGGGGAGTAATGAGGGAACGCTTAACCATATATGTGTGGGACTCTTTGATGCCAACAATAAGCTGGTTACCCTGTATGAGTATGATTACAGCGGAGATGAAAATATTTCAACCCGTACAGATGCTGTACAAATGCTTATCTTTGCTAATGTACCAACTGGTGCATTTGCTGGCAAATATATTCTGAGTGACTTTTATACAGTGGCTCAGGACTTAGGCTATACCACATCAGTGAGTGGCAAGAGCAATACCGGTGTTACCACGGCAAACTCTCAGAGCATGAAGTCGCTACCGATGATGTCCGATGTACAGACATTAAACTGGGGATCAGGTACAACCCTGAGCCCGACTGTAACCCTGAACCGCATGGTAGCGCGCGTTGCACTGACAAATATAACCTACAGCTTCACTGGTTCATACAATGGCTGCAGCTTTACTCCCACGGAAGTGTTCATGTATAATGCCAGCAACCAGCTTACCAACTGGAATACAAAGACTGTTTCCGGTAATGTAAGCGGAGAAAATATCGCGGGCAATGCTAATACTGCATATCTGGGCAGCGGTACGATCAGCACCTACAGTGCTCCTTATTATTTCTATGTGTTTCCTCATGGCAGCACCAGTCCTACAAAACTGGTCATCAAGGGAACGTTCAAGACAAACAGCGGTACAACATACACCACATATTATCCGATAATAGTAAACAGTTCCTCAACCGGCAACATTGTTTCGACGATTGTATCCGGTACGGGTGACTCAAAGATAAGTGCGAATACTACTTATGGACTTTCTGTCACTCTCAATGGTACTGGTGTGGCGAATGTATCCGATGAACTAACCTCAGCCAATGTTACCGTAACCACAAGTGTTGATAATTTCACGAGTGCGACCGTTTCAGAATATTTCGGTCCCAAGATCGGTGATATATTCTATTCGGATGGTTCATACAGCAGTACCCTTGTATCAGGTAAGACTCCTGTAGCAATCGTATTCAGTACAACAACAAGTGCAGCTGATCAGGCGAAAGGCTTTAGGCATGGATATGCCATGGCTCTGCAGAATGCTGGTAATAGTACCGCAGCATATCAGTGGTACACATCAAATAGTGGCAATCCAACCGGCTCATTCTTTACGACTGCAGCTCAGATCATGGCAGATAAGGACGGTCTCTCGCATACTGGAACTATACAGACAACAGGTTATGCAGCGGGAATAGCTGCAAAAGGCTATATAGCAAAAGATAAAAGCGGTAATAATATAGCTCTAAGCGGAACAAGCGGTTGGTATCTTCCAAGTATTGGTCAATGGTATGATATATGTGTAAATCTGGGAGGAACGGTTTCCTCTAGCGGAGTTTCTTATACGAACACTGGCACGGATTGGCTTAGGTGGTATAGCGGAGATGATAGCTCTGGTAAAAATTATTCAAGTTTATGTGTATCGGCTATAAATGTATATTTGAATGTATTAAAAACAAATGGTTATAATGTGGATTTGTTCACAAATAATGGTGAAGTATATTGGAGCTCTTCAGAGTATACTTTTAGTTCTGCTTACTACGGGGGGTTCGGTAGCGATGGTAATACGCCCTTGTACAGTAATGGTAAGGTTACAATCTGTAGGGTTAGGCCCGTTCTAGCTTTCTGA